Proteins encoded in a region of the Flavobacterium sp. PMTSA4 genome:
- a CDS encoding Coq4 family protein has protein sequence MKALLIEKMYEWSKKPYQKFFKKNEAWNITPKDLIQLPQETLGFHMGCFLLKYNFEMQPKLEDHDVVHVLTNTGVSVIEEIGMQYLLFGNGKRSAYLYMVIFIGTLFYPSKLKTFYKFYMRGKNAHKFYNLDFQKMLLQPIRKIQFTFNIR, from the coding sequence ATGAAAGCACTACTCATTGAAAAAATGTATGAATGGAGTAAAAAACCGTATCAAAAGTTTTTTAAGAAAAATGAAGCCTGGAATATTACTCCAAAAGATTTAATCCAATTACCACAAGAAACTTTAGGGTTTCATATGGGTTGTTTTCTGTTGAAATACAATTTTGAGATGCAACCAAAATTAGAAGATCATGATGTAGTTCATGTTTTAACCAATACTGGTGTTTCGGTTATTGAAGAAATTGGTATGCAATATTTACTTTTTGGCAACGGAAAGCGCAGTGCTTATTTATACATGGTCATTTTCATTGGAACACTTTTTTATCCATCTAAACTAAAAACATTTTACAAATTCTATATGCGAGGAAAGAATGCGCATAAATTTTACAATCTAGATTTTCAGAAAATGCTTTTGCAACCCATAAGAAAAATTCAATTCACATTTAATATCAGATAA
- a CDS encoding 1,4-dihydroxy-2-naphthoyl-CoA synthase produces MSTIDWKTVREFEDITYKKCNGVARIAFNRPDVRNAFRPKTTSELLQAFHDAQEDTSIGVVLLSAEGPSSKDGVWSFCSGGDQKARGHQGYVGEDGYHRLNILEVQRLIRFMPKAVICVVPGWAVGGGHSLHVVCDMTLASKEHAIFKQTDADVTSFDGGYGSAYLAKMVGQKKAREIFFLGRNYSAQEAFEMGMVNAVVPHDELEATAYEWAQEVLGKSPTSIKMLKFAMNLTDDGMVGQQVFAGEATRLAYMTDEAKEGRDAFLEKRKPNFEKKWLP; encoded by the coding sequence ATGAGTACTATAGACTGGAAAACCGTCAGAGAATTTGAAGATATCACCTATAAGAAATGTAATGGTGTAGCACGAATAGCGTTCAACAGACCCGATGTTCGTAATGCTTTCAGACCAAAAACTACTTCAGAATTATTACAAGCCTTTCACGATGCACAAGAAGATACATCAATTGGTGTAGTATTGCTTTCTGCCGAAGGACCAAGTTCTAAAGATGGAGTTTGGTCATTTTGTTCTGGTGGCGACCAAAAAGCACGTGGACATCAAGGCTATGTTGGCGAAGATGGTTACCACAGGCTAAACATACTGGAAGTGCAGCGGTTAATTCGTTTTATGCCAAAAGCAGTGATTTGTGTAGTTCCTGGTTGGGCTGTTGGTGGCGGACACAGTTTGCATGTAGTGTGCGACATGACTTTAGCCAGCAAAGAACATGCTATTTTTAAACAAACCGATGCCGATGTAACGAGTTTTGATGGTGGTTATGGTTCGGCGTATTTAGCAAAAATGGTCGGTCAAAAGAAAGCTCGAGAAATATTCTTCTTAGGTAGAAACTACTCTGCACAAGAAGCTTTTGAAATGGGAATGGTCAATGCAGTTGTTCCTCATGACGAATTGGAAGCTACGGCTTATGAATGGGCGCAGGAAGTATTAGGTAAATCGCCAACCTCTATTAAAATGTTGAAGTTTGCCATGAACCTAACCGATGATGGCATGGTAGGACAACAAGTATTTGCAGGCGAAGCAACAAGATTAGCTTACATGACTGATGAAGCAAAAGAAGGTCGCGACGCTTTCCTTGAAAAACGCAAGCCGAATTTTGAGAAGAAGTGGTTGCCGTAA
- the creD gene encoding cell envelope integrity protein CreD: MENSETKSFFQSTTAKMMMVGLLTFVLLIPLLFVQNLIQERSERKKEMVNEVAELWGKDIVFYGPILKVPYTFEENYNITDVKTGAVTIQKKNTTKYAYFFPNELNNNSNVRKNEALKRGIFNHVVFTADMKFNGYFSEPNYTKLGISEENMHWDKASIVLKTTNLKSIKSELKMKVNQENLLFEPQNSEKSKYSILATNTFDYKSLLVNNKLNFNFDITYNGSNSIDFVPIGKVTKVVIDSDWKSPSFDGSFAANDTSKVVNDNGFHVDWKILDINRTFTQQYDDVIPDLDDYLFGVKLIETVDEYQQNERVSKYGFLVIGLTFLIFFLIQSISKINIHIFQYSMVGIALIMFYTLLISITEHSSFTLAYAIAGTSVVAMITLYSISILKNRKFPLFIGTALSVLYTFIFVIIQMEDYALLVGSIGLFLILGAVMYFSRKIDWSKS; this comes from the coding sequence ATGGAAAACTCAGAAACAAAATCGTTCTTTCAATCTACAACCGCCAAAATGATGATGGTTGGTTTACTTACATTTGTATTATTAATTCCACTACTATTCGTTCAAAATTTAATTCAGGAACGTTCAGAACGTAAAAAAGAAATGGTCAATGAAGTGGCTGAACTTTGGGGAAAAGACATCGTATTTTATGGCCCAATTTTGAAAGTTCCTTACACTTTTGAAGAAAACTATAATATAACAGATGTTAAAACGGGTGCCGTTACTATTCAAAAGAAAAATACAACCAAGTATGCCTATTTCTTCCCAAATGAGTTGAACAACAACTCAAATGTTCGAAAAAATGAAGCATTAAAACGTGGTATTTTTAATCACGTAGTATTTACTGCTGATATGAAATTTAACGGTTATTTTTCGGAACCAAATTATACAAAACTTGGCATTTCTGAAGAAAATATGCACTGGGATAAAGCTTCAATTGTTTTAAAAACAACCAACTTGAAAAGCATTAAAAGCGAGTTGAAAATGAAGGTTAACCAAGAAAACCTTTTGTTTGAGCCTCAAAACAGTGAAAAAAGTAAATATAGTATACTTGCGACTAATACGTTTGACTACAAATCATTACTTGTAAACAACAAGCTCAATTTTAATTTTGACATCACCTATAATGGAAGCAATAGCATTGATTTTGTTCCTATTGGTAAAGTAACCAAAGTTGTTATTGATAGTGACTGGAAATCGCCAAGTTTTGATGGTTCATTTGCTGCAAATGATACTTCTAAAGTAGTAAATGACAATGGATTTCATGTGGATTGGAAAATTTTAGACATCAACAGAACGTTTACCCAGCAATATGACGATGTAATTCCTGATTTGGATGATTACCTGTTCGGTGTAAAATTGATTGAAACTGTAGATGAATATCAGCAAAATGAACGTGTTTCTAAATATGGTTTCTTGGTAATTGGATTAACATTTCTGATTTTCTTCTTAATTCAATCTATCAGCAAAATAAATATTCATATTTTTCAATATTCTATGGTTGGAATTGCCTTAATCATGTTTTACACTTTGCTAATTTCCATCACAGAACACAGTAGTTTTACATTGGCTTATGCCATTGCTGGAACTTCAGTAGTTGCAATGATTACGCTGTATTCTATTTCGATACTTAAAAATCGAAAGTTTCCGCTATTTATTGGAACAGCACTTTCAGTATTGTACACGTTTATTTTCGTAATTATTCAAATGGAAGATTATGCTTTGTTAGTTGGAAGCATTGGTTTGTTCTTGATTCTCGGAGCTGTGATGTATTTCTCAAGAAAAATTGATTGGAGTAAATCGTAA
- the menA gene encoding 1,4-dihydroxy-2-naphthoate octaprenyltransferase has protein sequence MKHWIEAARVRTLPLSVSGIIVGSFYAMSQGMFNWNIVAFALLTTLGLQILSNFANDYGDGVKGTDNDDRVGPKRAIQSGVISPASMKKAMVLTSLITLLFAVLLIYFAFKESYLLYSFIFLILGVLAIASAIRYTVGTGAYGYRGYGDLFVFIFFGLVSTFGVYFMFSKSIDWLLLLPATAIGFLSVGVLNLNNMRDEESDKKSGKNTIVVKMGGKWAKGYHFFLVVSAMLLVLIFAFLNDFHIDQYIFVVAYFPMISHLMTVAKNNNPKLLDPELKKLAISTFLLSVLLALCLIYFISDIVVNYV, from the coding sequence ATGAAACACTGGATTGAAGCCGCACGCGTTCGTACGTTACCACTTTCGGTATCGGGAATCATTGTTGGAAGTTTTTATGCGATGTCACAAGGAATGTTTAATTGGAATATTGTTGCCTTTGCATTGCTTACTACGTTAGGATTACAAATACTTTCCAATTTTGCCAACGATTATGGCGATGGAGTAAAAGGAACCGATAATGATGATAGAGTTGGACCAAAACGAGCCATTCAAAGTGGTGTTATTTCGCCTGCATCCATGAAAAAAGCCATGGTTTTAACATCATTGATTACGTTGTTGTTTGCGGTATTGTTAATCTATTTTGCGTTTAAAGAAAGCTATCTTTTGTATTCTTTTATCTTTTTGATTTTAGGAGTTTTGGCTATAGCTTCAGCTATTCGTTATACGGTTGGAACTGGTGCTTATGGTTATAGAGGTTATGGCGATTTGTTTGTTTTTATCTTCTTCGGATTGGTAAGTACATTTGGAGTGTATTTTATGTTTTCAAAAAGCATTGATTGGTTATTGTTATTGCCAGCAACAGCAATAGGTTTCTTAAGTGTTGGTGTTTTGAACTTAAACAACATGCGCGATGAAGAAAGTGATAAAAAATCAGGAAAGAATACGATTGTAGTCAAAATGGGAGGAAAGTGGGCAAAAGGATATCATTTCTTTTTGGTTGTTTCGGCAATGTTGCTAGTATTGATTTTTGCCTTTTTAAACGATTTTCATATTGACCAATATATTTTTGTTGTGGCTTATTTTCCGATGATTAGCCATTTGATGACGGTTGCTAAAAACAACAATCCAAAACTTTTAGATCCAGAATTAAAGAAATTAGCAATCAGTACGTTCCTGTTATCAGTATTGTTGGCTTTGTGTTTGATTTATTTTATTTCAGATATTGTCGTAAATTACGTTTAA
- a CDS encoding inorganic diphosphatase — translation MNINPWHDVDYGADAPGIVNGIIEIPKGSRAKYELDKESGLLKLDRVLFSSVYYPANYGFIPKTYCDDNDPLDILIISQIKIVPMCVVSARVIGVMRMVDGGEADDKIIAVAEGDTSVNHINDISELPSHFISELRNFFEDYKKLENKQVVVEEFHNREVAEQILNQAINDYKVKFGS, via the coding sequence ATGAATATAAACCCTTGGCACGATGTAGATTATGGAGCAGATGCTCCTGGAATTGTTAACGGAATAATTGAAATTCCAAAAGGAAGCAGAGCAAAATATGAATTAGATAAAGAAAGCGGCTTGTTAAAACTAGACCGAGTTTTGTTTTCTTCGGTTTATTATCCTGCCAATTACGGATTTATTCCAAAAACCTATTGTGATGATAATGATCCGCTAGACATATTAATTATTTCGCAAATAAAAATTGTACCGATGTGTGTCGTTTCTGCAAGAGTTATTGGAGTTATGCGAATGGTTGATGGTGGAGAAGCGGATGACAAAATAATTGCTGTAGCCGAAGGTGATACGAGTGTAAATCATATTAATGACATTTCAGAGTTACCAAGTCATTTTATATCTGAACTCAGAAACTTTTTTGAAGATTATAAAAAGCTCGAAAACAAACAGGTTGTTGTAGAGGAATTTCACAATCGTGAAGTTGCCGAGCAAATTCTCAACCAAGCTATCAACGATTATAAAGTGAAATTTGGGAGTTAA
- a CDS encoding PH domain-containing protein, giving the protein MENQFNQPQRQSKIGIIALFADSVQKYARAFLPLVFIMILKPDRLNGLYITLGILVILLIVVVIAFLRYLNFTFYIDDQRDEFVIHEGILNKSRTTIQLNKIQQVNISQNLIQRIINVYTLDVDTAGSDKKEGNIKAISHSLALALKSKLLENEAKETTTEFTDIVDPKTKFNVPFLKIDLVSLFKIGITSNYVKTIGLLLTFFFTIYDGLSQAGKTDVISSENVDHLVENKPVIYVILMFVLILFTVVFILNIGRTIIKFFGYTVAKQKGSLVLSYGLINTKSTLLKPEKVQITRVTRNYFQKKLNVLEIVIKQTIGRTDKENNNVIEIPGCNSLEADEILKLLFKEIPQEGETMKPNFRKLVFSIFLLIVIPLSVFYAIGHFANEKVFEYVSFAIFYALAVLLLLFFGFRNYRLFVDDNYIIKQSGAWDIDKEIIQLEKIQALTTSQLFWHKNLNIGSLTLHTAGGNVSFYLGRFDRINQLVNLWLYKIEKKNSNWM; this is encoded by the coding sequence ATGGAAAACCAATTCAATCAGCCTCAACGCCAATCAAAGATTGGAATCATTGCGCTTTTTGCCGATAGTGTACAAAAGTATGCTCGAGCGTTTTTGCCGCTTGTGTTTATTATGATTTTAAAACCTGATCGTTTAAATGGGCTGTATATCACTTTAGGGATATTGGTTATTCTTCTAATTGTTGTGGTTATTGCTTTTTTAAGGTATCTGAATTTTACTTTCTACATTGATGACCAACGAGATGAATTTGTTATCCATGAAGGAATTTTGAATAAAAGCAGAACTACCATTCAATTGAATAAAATCCAGCAGGTTAACATCAGTCAGAATCTAATTCAACGCATTATCAATGTCTATACTTTAGATGTTGACACAGCTGGAAGCGATAAAAAAGAGGGAAATATCAAAGCAATTTCGCATTCATTGGCATTGGCTTTAAAATCAAAATTACTGGAAAACGAAGCCAAAGAAACTACCACAGAGTTTACCGATATAGTTGATCCAAAAACGAAGTTCAATGTTCCTTTTCTGAAAATAGATTTAGTGAGTTTGTTTAAAATAGGGATAACTTCCAATTATGTGAAAACTATTGGATTACTGTTGACATTCTTTTTCACGATTTACGATGGTTTAAGTCAAGCAGGAAAAACAGATGTAATCAGTTCCGAAAATGTAGACCATTTAGTAGAAAACAAACCAGTTATTTATGTTATTCTGATGTTTGTTTTAATATTGTTTACAGTTGTTTTTATTTTAAACATAGGTAGAACTATTATAAAGTTTTTTGGATATACTGTTGCCAAACAAAAAGGTTCTTTGGTGTTGTCTTATGGATTAATCAATACTAAAAGCACACTTTTAAAACCCGAAAAAGTTCAGATCACTAGAGTTACAAGGAATTATTTTCAAAAGAAACTCAACGTTTTAGAAATTGTTATCAAGCAAACTATTGGCAGAACCGACAAAGAAAACAACAATGTAATTGAAATTCCGGGTTGTAATTCATTAGAAGCCGATGAGATTTTAAAACTACTATTCAAAGAAATTCCACAAGAAGGAGAAACGATGAAACCCAATTTTAGAAAGCTGGTTTTTTCTATTTTTCTTTTAATTGTCATACCTTTATCAGTGTTTTATGCCATTGGACATTTTGCAAATGAAAAGGTGTTTGAATATGTTTCTTTTGCAATTTTCTATGCCTTGGCAGTATTACTATTATTGTTTTTCGGATTTAGAAACTACCGTTTATTTGTAGACGATAATTACATTATCAAGCAAAGTGGAGCTTGGGATATTGACAAAGAAATTATTCAATTAGAAAAAATACAAGCTTTAACGACTTCGCAGTTGTTTTGGCACAAAAACTTAAACATAGGTTCACTAACTTTGCACACAGCTGGAGGAAACGTTTCGTTTTATCTGGGCAGGTTTGATAGAATAAATCAGTTGGTTAACCTTTGGTTATATAAAATTGAGAAAAAGAACAGTAATTGGATGTAG
- a CDS encoding winged helix-turn-helix domain-containing protein — protein sequence MKNIIQNINKAFDHRIRLGIMSVLMVNESADFTELRELLGVTDGNLASHTKALESEDYIRIEKQFIGKKPNTRYIATKEGKKAFQEHIEALEKLISKS from the coding sequence TTGAAAAACATCATCCAAAATATCAACAAAGCTTTTGATCATCGAATCCGACTTGGAATCATGTCGGTATTGATGGTGAATGAAAGTGCCGATTTTACTGAGCTTCGTGAATTACTTGGAGTTACTGACGGAAATCTTGCCAGTCATACCAAAGCGTTGGAAAGTGAAGATTATATTCGAATTGAAAAACAATTTATTGGTAAAAAACCCAATACACGATATATCGCTACTAAAGAAGGAAAAAAAGCATTTCAAGAACATATTGAAGCGCTTGAAAAATTAATATCAAAAAGTTAA
- a CDS encoding metal-dependent hydrolase — translation MKITFYGHAALGLEIKGKHIIVDPFISANPKASEIDVNSLKADYILLTHAHQDHILDVETIAKNTNAKIVSNWEIATYYGNKGFQNHPMNHGGSWNFDFGKVKYVNAIHSSSFPDGSYGGNPGGFVIEGEHKNIYISGDTALTMDMKLIPMRTKLDLAVFPIGNNFTMDVDDAIMAADFVECDKIIGCHYDTFGYIEIDKDEAKKKFFQAGKDLMLLEIGESIVL, via the coding sequence ATGAAAATTACATTTTACGGACATGCAGCTTTGGGTTTAGAAATCAAAGGAAAACATATTATTGTTGACCCATTTATTTCGGCAAATCCAAAAGCTTCAGAAATTGACGTTAATAGTTTAAAAGCAGATTATATTCTATTAACTCACGCGCATCAAGACCATATTTTGGATGTTGAAACCATAGCCAAAAACACTAATGCAAAAATTGTTTCTAATTGGGAAATAGCAACCTACTATGGAAACAAGGGTTTTCAGAATCATCCAATGAATCATGGTGGAAGCTGGAATTTTGATTTTGGAAAAGTAAAATATGTAAACGCTATTCATTCCAGTTCGTTTCCTGATGGTAGTTATGGTGGAAATCCTGGTGGTTTTGTGATTGAAGGCGAACACAAAAACATCTACATTTCAGGTGATACTGCTTTGACTATGGATATGAAATTAATCCCTATGCGAACCAAGTTGGATTTAGCTGTTTTTCCAATAGGAAACAACTTCACGATGGATGTGGATGACGCAATTATGGCGGCTGATTTTGTGGAATGCGATAAGATTATAGGTTGTCATTATGATACTTTTGGTTACATCGAAATAGACAAAGATGAAGCTAAGAAAAAATTCTTCCAAGCAGGCAAAGATTTAATGCTGCTTGAAATAGGAGAAAGCATTGTTTTATAA
- a CDS encoding tetratricopeptide repeat protein, with product MKILFSLLLVSAIGFAQNPSGYWDNVRTTNETITLKAGEKKFIKSTDFPEGTTELAFRITLLDDNEKLSSSLVSLLKSIPDPSGISQGTAGALFLATSIKGSDKCKYAVFTNENDAKHYLVKGETKNACLLQETPVNKDAKLFNQKSTCMSSGIKNLWIGFESDNWVMNEKIVLEIVPWVDYKASNGWTNENKKELLSNVQTQSFVKHLDNKDLFLGNFINAFSKKYKYSEYQKLLKVEKLAAIDSVIKQSLKASGQMSSYLGYIREDARMLNFVKKTDEAIAKMQNEIMDTNLATDKDYGLLGNLYIATKQFIKAEQSIKKAIEMNPTEVGYHLKLAHIYMFTDRVSEAKDIHRKYQKNSLGSMKSWKEQTEFDFKQFEENGFDTSNFKKILRVLD from the coding sequence ATGAAAATACTGTTTAGTTTGCTTTTGGTCAGTGCAATAGGTTTTGCTCAAAATCCTTCAGGATATTGGGATAATGTTCGAACTACCAATGAAACAATAACGCTAAAAGCAGGAGAAAAAAAGTTTATAAAATCGACTGATTTTCCTGAAGGAACAACCGAATTGGCTTTCCGTATTACTTTATTGGATGATAATGAAAAACTCTCTTCGAGCTTGGTTTCGTTGTTAAAATCCATTCCCGATCCATCGGGAATTAGTCAAGGAACAGCTGGCGCACTTTTTTTAGCTACAAGCATCAAAGGAAGCGATAAATGCAAATACGCTGTTTTTACGAACGAAAATGATGCAAAACACTATTTGGTTAAGGGTGAAACAAAAAACGCTTGTTTGCTTCAAGAAACACCTGTAAACAAAGATGCAAAGCTTTTTAATCAAAAGAGTACATGCATGTCAAGCGGAATTAAAAACCTTTGGATTGGTTTTGAAAGTGATAATTGGGTAATGAACGAAAAAATTGTTTTAGAAATTGTGCCTTGGGTTGATTATAAAGCAAGTAATGGTTGGACGAATGAAAATAAAAAAGAATTGTTATCAAATGTTCAAACACAATCATTTGTTAAACATCTGGATAATAAAGATTTATTTCTTGGTAATTTTATTAACGCTTTCAGTAAAAAATATAAATATTCAGAGTATCAAAAGCTGTTAAAAGTAGAAAAATTAGCTGCAATTGATTCCGTAATTAAACAAAGTTTAAAGGCTTCAGGTCAAATGAGTTCTTATCTGGGTTACATTAGAGAAGATGCAAGAATGCTTAATTTTGTTAAAAAGACAGATGAAGCTATTGCCAAAATGCAGAATGAAATAATGGATACAAATCTAGCTACAGATAAAGATTATGGTCTCTTAGGGAATTTATATATCGCTACCAAGCAATTCATCAAAGCGGAACAAAGCATTAAAAAAGCGATTGAAATGAATCCAACAGAAGTTGGCTATCATTTGAAATTAGCGCATATTTATATGTTTACAGATAGAGTTTCAGAAGCAAAAGATATTCACAGAAAGTATCAAAAAAATAGCTTGGGAAGCATGAAAAGCTGGAAAGAGCAAACCGAATTCGATTTCAAGCAATTTGAAGAAAACGGATTCGACACTAGCAATTTCAAAAAGATTTTACGTGTTCTGGATTAG
- a CDS encoding C1 family peptidase yields the protein MKKNILFLLFVFSAFIGFSQPYEFQTIKDIDALPVISQGRTGTCWSFSSTSFLEAEILRITGRKMDLSEMYNVKYTYLDKAENYVMRQGKAQFGEGGLNHDVINSAKKYGIVYEDMYTGKVNPNERFDHSKMVKELEDILKKAVADTPAKYPNWKQDYLATLDKYMGQLSIEEKSLSQNNTLDRVSNKENKSLSPKQILELSKLNLNDYITVTSFTQAPFYSQFILNIPDNFSNGFFYNLPLNEFIQTIDYALDNDFTLALDADVSEPTFSSTAGMAVIPMNDTDAKEILTSIKPEKQITQEYRQQEFENFNTTDDHLMHIVGKVKDQKGNIYYKVKNSWGTDSGKNGYIYMSVAYMRLKAISVMLHKDALAKTTKKELGI from the coding sequence ATGAAGAAAAATATTCTTTTCCTTTTATTCGTTTTTTCAGCATTTATAGGCTTTTCGCAACCTTATGAATTTCAAACTATTAAAGACATCGATGCTTTGCCGGTTATTTCACAAGGTAGAACTGGTACTTGCTGGAGTTTTTCATCAACTTCATTTTTAGAAGCCGAAATTCTTAGAATTACAGGACGTAAGATGGATTTATCTGAAATGTATAACGTAAAATACACCTATTTGGATAAAGCCGAAAACTATGTGATGCGTCAAGGAAAAGCGCAGTTTGGCGAAGGCGGATTGAATCACGATGTGATTAACAGCGCTAAGAAATATGGAATTGTTTATGAAGATATGTATACTGGAAAAGTAAACCCAAACGAGCGTTTTGACCACTCAAAAATGGTAAAAGAACTAGAAGACATTCTTAAAAAAGCAGTAGCAGATACGCCTGCTAAATATCCAAACTGGAAACAAGATTATCTGGCAACGCTTGACAAATACATGGGACAATTGAGTATTGAAGAAAAGTCGCTTTCGCAAAATAACACACTTGACCGAGTTTCTAATAAAGAAAACAAATCATTGTCGCCTAAACAAATCTTAGAATTATCGAAACTTAATTTGAATGATTACATCACCGTAACTTCGTTTACCCAAGCGCCATTTTACAGTCAGTTTATCTTAAACATTCCAGATAATTTTTCGAATGGTTTTTTCTACAATCTTCCTTTAAATGAATTTATACAAACTATTGATTATGCCTTAGATAATGATTTTACGCTTGCTCTGGATGCTGATGTATCTGAACCTACTTTTTCCAGTACAGCAGGCATGGCGGTTATCCCGATGAACGATACTGATGCTAAAGAAATTTTAACTTCTATCAAACCCGAAAAACAAATCACACAAGAATACCGTCAGCAGGAATTTGAAAACTTCAACACTACTGACGACCATTTGATGCACATTGTTGGTAAAGTAAAAGACCAAAAAGGAAACATCTATTACAAGGTTAAAAACTCATGGGGAACCGATTCTGGTAAGAACGGTTACATCTATATGAGTGTTGCCTACATGCGTTTAAAAGCCATTTCGGTAATGCTACACAAAGACGCTTTGGCAAAAACTACTAAGAAAGAATTGGGGATTTAA
- a CDS encoding PH domain-containing protein, which yields MEDFTNEVLDLGQLPRYEAVSLERLQSSYWKVVLIKIAFIFLLIGVLLGVAVVFEDDVEQVQGIIWSSYSFLLVVVLFFCRLSFQKKGFAFREHDVIYRHGIIATNTMVIPYNRVQHVALHEGLIERWFGLAAVEIFTAGGSDSDLKIPGIEKTQAEDIKQLLMGKIQVQL from the coding sequence ATGGAAGATTTTACCAATGAAGTTTTAGACTTAGGTCAATTACCAAGATACGAAGCCGTTTCTTTAGAACGACTACAATCAAGCTATTGGAAAGTAGTGTTGATTAAAATTGCTTTTATATTCCTGTTGATAGGAGTCCTTTTAGGCGTTGCAGTAGTGTTTGAAGATGATGTCGAACAAGTTCAAGGAATAATTTGGAGTTCTTATTCATTTTTGTTAGTTGTAGTTTTGTTTTTCTGTAGATTGTCATTTCAAAAGAAAGGGTTTGCTTTTCGTGAACACGATGTGATTTATCGTCATGGTATTATTGCCACCAACACTATGGTTATTCCTTATAACCGTGTGCAGCATGTAGCGCTTCACGAAGGGTTAATAGAACGCTGGTTTGGTTTAGCGGCTGTAGAAATTTTTACCGCTGGTGGTTCAGATAGCGATTTGAAAATTCCTGGAATCGAGAAAACACAAGCCGAAGACATCAAACAGTTGTTGATGGGTAAAATTCAAGTGCAATTGTAG
- a CDS encoding o-succinylbenzoate synthase, with the protein MKATYHKYILNFKKPSGTSRGIMTEKETWFIILEENGKKGIGECGILRGLSADDRNDYEEKLKWTCENIHLGGEKLWQELIEFPSIQFGIEMAFLSLQSENPFELFPSEFTLGKKSIEINGLIWIGNKEEMKTQIEEKIAQGFRCVKLKIGAINFDEELELLAFIRQHFDENQIEIRVDANGAFNENEALNKINQITGFKLHSIEQPIQKNHTDTMSVLCKMTNLPIALDEELIGVFSTHEKEQLLDNIKPQYIILKPSFIGGFRGTKEWISLAEKRNIGWWITSALESNIGLNAIAQFTFTLNTKMPQGLGTGSLYTNNFDSPLEVKNGQLWYRNDLDWKVDLI; encoded by the coding sequence ATGAAAGCAACCTATCATAAATACATTTTAAACTTCAAAAAACCATCAGGAACTTCTCGAGGAATAATGACCGAGAAAGAAACTTGGTTTATCATTTTAGAAGAAAACGGAAAGAAAGGAATAGGTGAGTGTGGTATTCTTCGTGGACTTTCTGCTGATGATAGAAATGATTATGAAGAGAAGTTAAAATGGACGTGTGAAAACATTCATTTAGGTGGAGAAAAGCTATGGCAAGAATTGATAGAATTCCCATCCATTCAGTTCGGAATTGAGATGGCTTTTTTGTCTTTGCAAAGCGAAAATCCATTTGAATTATTTCCATCTGAATTTACTTTAGGAAAAAAATCCATTGAAATAAATGGCTTGATTTGGATTGGAAATAAAGAAGAAATGAAAACCCAAATCGAGGAGAAAATAGCTCAAGGTTTTCGTTGTGTAAAATTAAAAATTGGTGCGATAAATTTTGATGAAGAATTAGAATTATTAGCGTTTATCAGGCAACATTTTGATGAAAATCAAATTGAAATTCGAGTGGATGCAAACGGCGCTTTTAATGAAAATGAAGCTTTAAATAAAATAAATCAAATAACTGGTTTTAAATTACATAGTATTGAACAACCTATTCAAAAAAATCATACTGACACGATGTCAGTTTTGTGTAAAATGACCAATTTACCAATTGCATTAGACGAGGAATTGATTGGTGTGTTTTCTACTCACGAAAAGGAACAATTGTTAGACAATATTAAGCCACAATACATCATTTTAAAACCTAGTTTTATAGGTGGATTTCGAGGAACAAAAGAATGGATTTCATTAGCCGAAAAGCGTAACATTGGTTGGTGGATTACTTCGGCTTTAGAAAGTAATATTGGACTCAATGCTATTGCTCAATTTACATTTACATTGAATACAAAAATGCCTCAAGGTTTAGGAACCGGAAGTTTATATACCAACAATTTTGATTCACCTTTAGAAGTCAAAAACGGTCAACTTTGGTACAGAAATGACTTAGATTGGAAAGTTGATTTGATATAA